In Yersinia enterocolitica subsp. enterocolitica, one DNA window encodes the following:
- a CDS encoding LacI family DNA-binding transcriptional regulator, translating into MKNNKRITINDIAKLAGVSKSTTSLVLNGRSKEYRVSDETRDRIIALASEHNYQPSFHARSLRSTRSHTIGLVVPEMTNHGFALISRELEMLCREAGLQLLIACTDENPGQEMMAVNSLVQRQVDGLIVASSQLNDGEYQKINARLPVVQMDRLIGESALPLVITDSIASTCALVENVAHQHPDEFYFLGGQPRISPTRDRLAGFQQGLQQAGVECRPEWILNGHYLPSSGYEMIAQLCAQLGRPPKAVFTAACGLLEGVLRYLNQHQLMDSDIHLCSFDDHYLFDCLPLKIDTIAQDCQGLARHSFEMITALIAETPLAQNQLILPGQIHWRHPGSKALNEQH; encoded by the coding sequence GTGAAAAACAATAAACGTATTACCATCAACGATATTGCTAAACTGGCTGGTGTGTCGAAATCGACCACCAGTCTGGTGCTCAATGGACGTAGTAAGGAATATCGTGTTTCAGATGAAACGCGGGATCGTATTATTGCGCTGGCCAGCGAACATAACTATCAGCCCAGTTTCCACGCCCGTTCGCTGCGCTCAACCCGCAGTCACACCATAGGGTTGGTGGTGCCAGAGATGACCAACCACGGCTTTGCGCTTATTTCGCGAGAGCTGGAGATGTTATGTCGTGAGGCAGGCTTACAGTTGCTTATTGCCTGTACCGACGAGAATCCCGGCCAGGAAATGATGGCGGTAAACAGTTTGGTACAGCGCCAGGTTGATGGCCTGATTGTCGCTTCCAGCCAGCTCAATGATGGCGAATATCAAAAAATTAATGCTCGCCTGCCAGTGGTGCAGATGGACAGATTGATTGGTGAGTCAGCATTACCGCTGGTAATTACCGACTCCATCGCCTCTACTTGTGCATTGGTTGAAAATGTGGCTCACCAACATCCAGATGAATTTTACTTTCTCGGCGGTCAGCCACGGATCTCGCCGACGCGTGACCGCCTGGCGGGTTTCCAGCAAGGGCTACAACAAGCTGGGGTCGAATGCCGCCCCGAATGGATCCTAAATGGCCATTACTTGCCCAGCTCCGGTTATGAAATGATTGCCCAGCTTTGCGCGCAATTAGGCCGCCCGCCCAAAGCCGTATTTACCGCCGCCTGTGGCCTGTTGGAAGGGGTATTGCGCTATCTCAATCAGCATCAATTAATGGACAGTGATATTCATCTTTGTAGCTTTGATGACCATTACCTGTTTGATTGCTTGCCCTTAAAAATAGATACCATTGCACAGGATTGCCAAGGGTTGGCACGCCATAGCTTTGAGATGATCACCGCCCTGATCGCCGAAACACCTTTGGCGCAAAATCAGCTGATTCTGCCGGGCCAAATCCATTGGCGACACCCGGGTTCCAAGGCACTCAATGAGCAACACTGA
- a CDS encoding glycoside hydrolase family 32 protein — MQEASLLKHLTLAVMRGQGRALQDPHRPGWHLAPCVGLLNDPNGFIYHAGYYHLFYQWNPLDCRHGSKYWGHWRSTDLVHWEHQPVALVPSEAYESDGCYSGSAVIADDLITLIYTGNVKYPDGSRTAFQCLAQENERGEFDKLGPVLPLPAGYTGHVRDPKVWQHDGQWYMVLGAQDQQLQGKVLLLRSGDLREWHNLGEIAGSGLGGLGPFGYMWECPDLFTLADKDVLIFCPQGIPAEAERYRNTFQAGYLLGKLDYANTTFNHQAFHELDAGFEFYAPQTTLAADGRRLLFGWMGIPDEDEFYQPTVEYGWIHTMTCPRELSLNGDKLIQQPARELAALRCEHTQWQGRAQEAPALAIGSAEMIIDVSAPFTLELGNTLLLEWDGACLILSRNNLRTGLREFRYWRGQLQQLQLLCDRCSIEIFINQGQAVMTSSYFPPVPPQAIFTGSAELRVQHWLLSSPMLE, encoded by the coding sequence ATGCAAGAAGCCAGTTTGCTTAAACATCTTACGCTGGCAGTGATGCGCGGTCAGGGCCGCGCATTACAAGACCCACACCGGCCGGGCTGGCACTTAGCTCCCTGTGTCGGGTTGCTGAATGATCCCAATGGGTTTATTTATCATGCTGGCTATTATCATCTGTTTTATCAATGGAATCCGCTGGATTGCCGCCACGGCAGTAAATATTGGGGCCACTGGCGCAGCACTGACTTAGTGCATTGGGAACATCAACCAGTGGCATTGGTGCCAAGCGAAGCCTATGAAAGTGATGGTTGTTACTCCGGTTCGGCGGTGATTGCTGATGACCTTATCACCTTGATTTACACCGGAAATGTGAAATACCCCGATGGCTCCCGTACCGCATTCCAATGTCTGGCACAGGAAAATGAACGGGGCGAGTTCGACAAGTTAGGGCCAGTGCTCCCATTGCCCGCTGGCTATACCGGACATGTGCGTGACCCGAAAGTCTGGCAGCACGACGGCCAGTGGTACATGGTGTTAGGCGCTCAGGACCAACAACTACAAGGCAAGGTGCTACTGCTGCGCTCTGGTGATTTACGCGAATGGCATAACCTCGGTGAGATAGCTGGCTCTGGTCTGGGGGGGCTGGGGCCTTTTGGCTATATGTGGGAATGCCCCGACCTGTTTACCCTGGCAGATAAAGACGTTTTGATTTTCTGCCCACAGGGTATACCAGCCGAAGCTGAACGCTATCGTAATACCTTTCAGGCCGGCTATTTACTGGGCAAATTAGATTATGCCAACACCACCTTCAATCATCAGGCATTCCACGAGTTGGACGCTGGCTTTGAGTTCTATGCGCCGCAAACCACGCTAGCCGCAGATGGTCGTCGCTTATTATTCGGCTGGATGGGCATTCCAGATGAAGATGAATTTTATCAACCAACAGTGGAATATGGCTGGATCCACACCATGACTTGCCCACGCGAGTTGAGTCTTAATGGCGACAAACTGATTCAGCAACCGGCCCGTGAGTTAGCCGCGCTGCGGTGTGAACATACGCAGTGGCAAGGCCGTGCCCAAGAAGCCCCTGCTCTTGCGATCGGTAGCGCCGAAATGATAATCGACGTCAGTGCGCCTTTTACCCTCGAATTGGGCAATACATTGCTGTTGGAATGGGATGGTGCATGCTTGATTTTAAGCCGTAATAATCTGCGCACCGGATTGCGGGAATTCCGTTACTGGCGCGGTCAACTGCAACAATTACAGTTACTTTGTGATCGTTGCAGCATAGAGATTTTTATCAATCAGGGACAAGCGGTGATGACGTCGAGTTACTTCCCACCAGTACCGCCACAAGCCATTTTTACGGGAAGTGCTGAACTGCGAGTGCAACACTGGCTGTTGTCTTCGCCCATGTTAGAATGA